The Temnothorax longispinosus isolate EJ_2023e chromosome 12, Tlon_JGU_v1, whole genome shotgun sequence genome includes a window with the following:
- the L(1)g0196 gene encoding inositol hexakisphosphate and diphosphoinositol-pentakisphosphate kinase 2 isoform X2: MSYTELEHGYQGLKNASRPMFYIGDINTVQPSVISSIYRSSNRPELSEGNQDDAYMGGSDVEGEGKQVLVGICAMAKKSQSKPMKEILTRLEEFEYIKIIVFPEEVILKEPVENWPVVDCLISFHSKGFPLDKAINYASLRKPFIINHLPMQYDIQDRRRVYAILESEGIEIPRYAVLDRDSPDPKHCILEHELVESEDHVEVNGITFNKPFVEKPVSAEDHNIYIYYPTSAGGGSQRLFRKIGSRSSVYSPESRVRKSGSYIYEDFMPTDGTDVKVYTVGPDYAHAEARKSPALDGKVERDSEGKEIRYPVILNNAEKLISRKVCLAFKQTVCGFDLLRANGQSFVCDVNGFSFVKNSNKYYDDCAKILGNMILRELAPTLHIPWSVPFQLDDPPIVPTTFGKMMELRCVVAVIRHGDRTPKQKMKVEVRHPKFFEIFAKYDGYKHGHVKLKRPKQLQEILDTARSLLTEIQHRAAGPELEEKQGKLEQLKSVLEMYGHFSGINRKVQLKYQPRGRPRGSSSDDGSDLNRLGEPSLVLILKWGGELTPAGRIQAEELGRIFRCMYPGGQGRHLSEEESEMLPNHGEYAGAQGLGLLRLHSTFRHDLKIYASDEGRVQMTAAAFAKGLLALEGELTPILVQMVKSANTNGLLDNDCDSSKYQNMVKTRLHELLQQDREFTREDREQINPGNALSINAALDFVKNPVRCCQHVHSLIQKLLDIVRIKKEDAKTKDTILYHGETWELMGRRWGKIEKDFCTKNKRFDISKIPDIYDCIKYDLQHNNHTLQFEHAEELYTYAKSLADIVIPQEYGLTVQEKLTIGQGICTPLLKKIRADLQRNIEESEETVNRLNPRYSHGVSSPGRHVRTRLYFTSESHVHSLLTVLRYGGLLDVVKDEQWRRAMEYVSMVSELNYMSQIVVMLYEDPTKDPSSEERFHVELHFSPGVNCCVQKNLPPGPGFRPHSRNESSHNVGECGSGQDTSSQCSTRIEEEDAELGIIEDDVISPTAQADTPPPLMETDTVDSMLDSPTTSRGIDMMDLEPNMMDEPYDSGFLQGSAPIPISARTVAGHEAARLGSQLAASQRQRRSREAGSIVEPRARSYDHQRQEKPEKAADKLQYQSLDAVNKEAAGPTPEEPRGEERTWKPATLLQSHSSPELPVSPDESFASSCSLRNARNDRQLSANPCSLPDPSFATVSGLPERTITRHRGRGRKYERSRSEVTLLPSVELCDSRSRIIQPDPTCTARRHRHSISGQMSYFKLLGYNVSKKLTGSANSLFSTAVISGSSSAPNLKDMVPPHASAVAAIEGFGGVPPIRPLETLHNALSLRQLDSFLDMMTRAPLYRTPASSPPKSSPAGSTHESLNPPLVHAGISREYHSSDTEAVRYIIPTPILYKPLGEAETCDTRNLPSPTSPNSTGWSSEPQSFLSEPSSPAPTSTGECSMSMSLISNESAQLFIAPKFSPTCLDVDFNEFCIRLDQENRESRGSVSYTDYYSNEDGQIRKITQIPQVIQSGASGVQTKLVCGDDLPCDNIDEDEDHTLTLKQSEEQKKQDVKSIFEPRDDVNSAKLSGSYKKIGRFLVESTDISHGDVRIKDTDNAGTSDKTPTKLSTSQKSDSSSAGKSIAERVKKDSKKGGGLHIGSQKRKNFSRSQSVTTPKLVAPKTEQQTFSYSRQSSFSTMSDADLESWKLSADPTHSSGTSQQEEPILTVAGSLTDSCNVTVGFDIKEKEKK, encoded by the exons ATGTCTTACACTGAGCTGGAACATGGTTACCAA GGTCTCAAGAATGCGAGCAGACCGATGTTCTACATAGGAGACATAAATACGGTCCAGCCGTCTGTTATTTCATCGATCTATCGTTCGTCGAATAGA CCCGAATTATCAGAAGGCAACCAAGATGACGCTTATATGGGCGGGAGTGATGTGGAAGGAGAGGGAAAGCAAGTCCTGGTTGGGATATGCGCAATGGCGAAGAAGTCGCAGAGTAAACCGATGAAAGAGATTTTGACAAGGCTCGAGGAATTcgagtatataaaaattatcgtctTTCCAGAAGAAGTGATATTAAAG GAACCTGTAGAAAATTGGCCTGTGGTCGACTGCTTGATAAGTTTCCATAGTAAAGGATTTCCCCTTGATAAAGCTATAAATTATGCGAGTTTACGTAAAccgtttattattaatcaccTCCCAATGCAGTACGACATTCAG GACCGAAGAAGAGTTTATGCTATACTGGAGAGCGAAGGTATCGAAATTCCACGGTATGCCGTTCTCGACAGAGATTCACCAGATCCGAAAC ACTGCATTTTAGAACACGAATTGGTGGAGTCGGAGGATCACGTGGAAGTAAACGGCATTACTTTCAACAAACCATTCGTGGAAAAACCAGTATCTGCCGAAGAtcataatatctatatttactATCCTACTTCGGCTGGAGGAGGAAGTCAAAGATTATTTAgaaag ATAGGTAGTCGTAGTAGCGTATATTCTCCAGAATCTCGCGTTCGCAAGAGTGGTTCTTATATCTATGAAGATTTTATGCCTACCGATGGCACTGATGTTAAAGTCTATACCGTGGGACCTGATTACGCTCACGCCGAGGCGAGGAAGAGTCCCGCCCTCGACGGCAAAGTCGAGAGAGATTCGGAGGGCAAGGAAATTCGTTATCCAGTGATATTGAACAATGCCGAAAAACTCATTAGTAGGAAAGTGTGTTTGGCCTTTAAGCAAACGGTGTGCGGCTTCGATTTATTAAG AGCAAACGGCCAATCGTTCGTGTGCGACGTGAATGGATTTAGTTTTGTAAAGAACTCGAACAAGTATTATGATGATTGTGCCAAGATTTTGGGGAATATGATACTCAGGGAACTGGCTCCCACCTTGCATATTCCGTGGAGCGTTCCCTTTCAACTGGACGATCCTCCTATTGTGCCAACTACATTCGGCAAAAT GATGGAGTTGCGCTGTGTCGTAGCAGTTATTAGACATGGCGATAGAACCCCAAAACAGAAGATGAAAGTAGAAGTACGTCATCCGAA attttttgagatatttgcaaaGTACGATGGCTATAAGCACGGTCACGTAAAACTAAAGCGCCCTAAACAGTTGCAAGAGATTCTCGATACAGCACGTAGTCTACTAACAGAGATACAGCATCGTGCGGCGGGACCCGAGTTGGAAGAAAAACAAGGGAAACTGGAACAACTCAAGAGTGTCTTAGAAAT GTATGGGCATTTCTCTGGCATAAATCGTAAAGTCCAATTGAAGTATCAACCGCGAGGACGGCCGCGGGGAAGTTCTTCCGACGACGGTAGCGATCTTA atCGATTAGGAGAACCGTCTCTAGTCTTGATATTGAAATGGGGCGGAGAACTGACGCCGGCTGGACGTATTCAGGCGGAAGAATTAGGACGCATATTCCGCTGCATGTACCCCGGTGGTCAAGGTAGACACCTTAGTG AGGAAGAATCAGAGATGTTACCAAACCACG GTGAATACGCAGGTGCGCAAGGATTGGGTTTGTTACGCCTGCACTCCACGTTCCGGCACGATTTGAAAATCTACGCTAGCGACGAGGGACGTGTTCAAATGACCGCGGCGGCTTTTGCGAAAGGGCTGCTCGCGTTGGAGGGAGAGCTGACACCTATCTTGGTGCAGATGGTGAAGAGCGCGAATACCAATGGCCTTCTGGACAACGACTGCGATAGTAGCAAATATCAGAATAT GGTGAAAACGCGCTTGCACGAGCTGCTGCAGCAGGACAGAGAATTTACTCGCGAGGATCGAGAACAGATCAATCCGGGAAATGCGCTGAGCATCAACGCCGCTTTAGACTTCGTCAAGAATCCGGTTCGATGCTGCCAGCACGTTCACTCTCTCATCCAAAAGCTTCTGGACATCGTGCGTATCAAGAAGGAAGACGCGAAGACGAAGGACACGATACTCTATCATGGCGAAACATGGGAATTGATGGGACGTCGCTGGggaaagatagaaaaagacTTCTGCACGAAGAACAAACGTTTTGACATATCTAAAATACCTGACATTTATGATTGCATAAAGTACGACCTGCAGCACAACAATCATACGTTGCAATTCGAACACGCGGAAGAATTGTACACGTACGCTAAATCTTTAGCGGATATAGTAATTCCTCAG GAATATGGCTTGACGGTACAAGAGAAGCTGACTATCGGTCAGGGTATATGCACGCCTTTGCTGAAAAAAATACGGGCTGATCTGCAACGAAATATCGAAGAATCTGAGGAAACTGTCAATAGGCTTAACCCTAG ATATTCCCATGGTGTTTCGAGCCCGGGGCGCCATGTACGTACGAGGCTGTACTTCACAAGCGAGAGTCATGTACATTCCTTGCTAACCGTGCTGCGTTACGGTGGTTTACTCGAT GTGGTGAAAGACGAGCAGTGGCGACGCGCGATGGAATATGTCAGTATGGTCTCCGAGTTGAACTACATGTCGCAAATTGTTGTTATGTTGTACGAAGATCCAACCAAGGATCCAAGCAGCGAGGAGCGTTTTCATGTTGAGTTACACTTTAGTCCTGGCGTTAACTGCTGCGTGCAGAAGAATCTGCCGCCCGGTCCTGGATTCAGACCACACTCGCGCAATGAGAGCAGCCACAATGTG GGGGAGTGCGGTTCCGGTCAGGATACTAGTTCGCAATGTAGCACCCGGATAGAGGAGGAAGATGCGGAATTGGGTATCATCGAGGACGATGTAATAAGTCCTACGGCGCAGGCT GATACGCCTCCGCCATTAATGGAAACGGATACTGTGGACTCTATGCTAGACAGTCCGACGACCAGTCGTGGGATCGACATGATGGATCTAGAGCCGAATATGATGGACGAACCGTACGATAGTGGATTCTTACAAGGCTCGGCACCGATTCCAATTAG CGCCAGAACTGTGGCCGGACATGAGGCTGCTAGGCTTGGCAGCCAATTGGCGGCGAGTCAACGACAACGGCGAAGCAGAGAGGCAGGGAGCATCGTggaaccgcgcgcgcgaagctaCGATCATCAGCGGCAGGAGAAGCCCGAGAAAG CTGCGGACAAGCTGCAGTATCAGAGCTTGGACGCGGTCAACAAAGAAG CCGCGGGACCAACTCCGGAGGAGCCTCGCGGCGAGGAACGCACGTGGAAACCGGCGACACTGCTGCAGTCGCACAGCTCGCCGGAGCTGCCGGTTTCGCCGGACGAGAGCTTCGCTTCCTCGTGCTCGCTTCGCAATGCGCGCAACGATAGACAGCTATCCGCCAATCCTTGCTCGTTGCCCGACCCGTCGTTCGCGACCGTCAGCGGCCTGCCGGAGCGGACTATCACCAGGCACCGTGGCCGCGGCAGAAAGTACGAACGCTCGCGCTCCGAAGTGACCTTGCTTCCATCCGTCGAACTCTGCG ACTCGCGATCGCGGATCATTCAACCTGATCCTACCTGCACAGCAAGGCGCCACCGTCACAGTATCTCCGGACAGATGAGTTATTTCAAGCTGTTGGGCTACAACGTCAGCAAGAAGCTAACTGGCTCGGCTAACAGTCTCTTCAGCACGGCGGTGATAAGTGGCTCTTCGAGCGCGCCGAACCTAAAGGACATGGTCCCACCTCACGCGTCTGCGGTCGCtg CGATAGAAGGTTTCGGCGGAGTACCCCCCATCAGACCCTTGGAAACTCTGCACAATGCGTTATCGCTACGTCAACTGGATTCCTTCCTGGATATGATGACCAGGGCGCCGTTGTACAGGACTCCGGCCTCGTCGCCGCCTAAGTCGTCGCCGGCCGGATCGACGCACGAGTCGCTCAATCCACCCCTTGTCCACGCCGGGATCAGTCGCGAGTACCACTCTTCTGACACAGAAGCTGTCAG GTACATTATCCCGACACCGATACTGTATAAGCCCCTTGGCGAAGCAGAAACGTGTGACACCAGGAATCTACCGTCACCTACCAGTCCGAACA GCACAGGATGGAGTAGCGAGCCACAGTCTTTTCTGTCCGAGCCATCGTCACCTGCGCCAACATCGACAGGCGAATGCAGTATGTCTATGAGCTTAATTAGCAACGAGAG TGCTCAACTCTTTATCGCGCCGAAATTCTCCCCGACTTGCCTGGACGTCGACTTTAACGAATTTTGTATTCGTCTCGATCAAGAGAATCGAGAAAGTCGCGGCAGCGTCTCATATACGGATTATTACAGCAACGAGGACGGTCAGATACGCAAAATAACGCAAATACCGCAAGTGATACAGTCAGGTGCTAGCGGTGTGCAAACAAAGCTCGTGTGTGGCGATGATCTTCCCTGTGACAACatcgacgaggacgaggaccaCACGTTGACTTTAAAACAGAGCGAGGAGCAAAAAAAACAGGATGTTAAATCAATATTCGAGCCGAGGGACGACGTTAATTCAGCGAAACTAAGTGGCAGCTACAAGAAGATCGGGCG TTTCCTCGTGGAAAGCACGGATATATCGCACGGCGACGTCCGAATTAAGGACACCGACAACGCCGGTACTTCCGACAAAACTCCGACGAAACTCTCTACCTCTCAGAAATCCGACTCCTCGAGCGCGGGTAAATCCATCGCGGAAAGGGTAAAGAAGGATTCTAAAAAGGGCGGCGGCTTGCACATCGGTTCTCAAAAGCGAAAGAACTTTTCTCGTTCGCAGAGCGTCACGACGCCGAAACTGGTCGCGCCGAAAACCGAACAACAGACTTTCAGTTATTCGAGACAGAGCTCGTTCTCGACCATGTCGGATGCGGATCTGGAAAGTTGGAAACTGAGCGCGGATCCGACGCATTCCTCGGGAACGAGCCAGCAGGAAGAGCCTATACTCACTGTAGCCGGCAGTCTCACGGATAGCTGTAACGTCACCGTGGGCTTCGACAttaaagagaaggaaaagaaatag
- the L(1)g0196 gene encoding inositol hexakisphosphate and diphosphoinositol-pentakisphosphate kinase 2 isoform X4, with protein MSYTELEHGYQGLKNASRPMFYIGDINTVQPSVISSIYRSSNRPELSEGNQDDAYMGGSDVEGEGKQVLVGICAMAKKSQSKPMKEILTRLEEFEYIKIIVFPEEVILKEPVENWPVVDCLISFHSKGFPLDKAINYASLRKPFIINHLPMQYDIQDRRRVYAILESEGIEIPRYAVLDRDSPDPKQHELVESEDHVEVNGITFNKPFVEKPVSAEDHNIYIYYPTSAGGGSQRLFRKIGSRSSVYSPESRVRKSGSYIYEDFMPTDGTDVKVYTVGPDYAHAEARKSPALDGKVERDSEGKEIRYPVILNNAEKLISRKVCLAFKQTVCGFDLLRANGQSFVCDVNGFSFVKNSNKYYDDCAKILGNMILRELAPTLHIPWSVPFQLDDPPIVPTTFGKMMELRCVVAVIRHGDRTPKQKMKVEVRHPKFFEIFAKYDGYKHGHVKLKRPKQLQEILDTARSLLTEIQHRAAGPELEEKQGKLEQLKSVLEMYGHFSGINRKVQLKYQPRGRPRGSSSDDGSDLNRLGEPSLVLILKWGGELTPAGRIQAEELGRIFRCMYPGGQGRHLSEEESEMLPNHGEYAGAQGLGLLRLHSTFRHDLKIYASDEGRVQMTAAAFAKGLLALEGELTPILVQMVKSANTNGLLDNDCDSSKYQNMVKTRLHELLQQDREFTREDREQINPGNALSINAALDFVKNPVRCCQHVHSLIQKLLDIVRIKKEDAKTKDTILYHGETWELMGRRWGKIEKDFCTKNKRFDISKIPDIYDCIKYDLQHNNHTLQFEHAEELYTYAKSLADIVIPQEYGLTVQEKLTIGQGICTPLLKKIRADLQRNIEESEETVNRLNPRYSHGVSSPGRHVRTRLYFTSESHVHSLLTVLRYGGLLDVVKDEQWRRAMEYVSMVSELNYMSQIVVMLYEDPTKDPSSEERFHVELHFSPGVNCCVQKNLPPGPGFRPHSRNESSHNVGECGSGQDTSSQCSTRIEEEDAELGIIEDDVISPTAQAAKICFQDTPPPLMETDTVDSMLDSPTTSRGIDMMDLEPNMMDEPYDSGFLQGSAPIPISARTVAGHEAARLGSQLAASQRQRRSREAGSIVEPRARSYDHQRQEKPEKAAGPTPEEPRGEERTWKPATLLQSHSSPELPVSPDESFASSCSLRNARNDRQLSANPCSLPDPSFATVSGLPERTITRHRGRGRKYERSRSEVTLLPSVELCDSRSRIIQPDPTCTARRHRHSISGQMSYFKLLGYNVSKKLTGSANSLFSTAVISGSSSAPNLKDMVPPHASAVAAIEGFGGVPPIRPLETLHNALSLRQLDSFLDMMTRAPLYRTPASSPPKSSPAGSTHESLNPPLVHAGISREYHSSDTEAVRYIIPTPILYKPLGEAETCDTRNLPSPTSPNSTGWSSEPQSFLSEPSSPAPTSTGECSMSMSLISNESAQLFIAPKFSPTCLDVDFNEFCIRLDQENRESRGSVSYTDYYSNEDGQIRKITQIPQVIQSGASGVQTKLVCGDDLPCDNIDEDEDHTLTLKQSEEQKKQDVKSIFEPRDDVNSAKLSGSYKKIGRFLVESTDISHGDVRIKDTDNAGTSDKTPTKLSTSQKSDSSSAGKSIAERVKKDSKKGGGLHIGSQKRKNFSRSQSVTTPKLVAPKTEQQTFSYSRQSSFSTMSDADLESWKLSADPTHSSGTSQQEEPILTVAGSLTDSCNVTVGFDIKEKEKK; from the exons ATGTCTTACACTGAGCTGGAACATGGTTACCAA GGTCTCAAGAATGCGAGCAGACCGATGTTCTACATAGGAGACATAAATACGGTCCAGCCGTCTGTTATTTCATCGATCTATCGTTCGTCGAATAGA CCCGAATTATCAGAAGGCAACCAAGATGACGCTTATATGGGCGGGAGTGATGTGGAAGGAGAGGGAAAGCAAGTCCTGGTTGGGATATGCGCAATGGCGAAGAAGTCGCAGAGTAAACCGATGAAAGAGATTTTGACAAGGCTCGAGGAATTcgagtatataaaaattatcgtctTTCCAGAAGAAGTGATATTAAAG GAACCTGTAGAAAATTGGCCTGTGGTCGACTGCTTGATAAGTTTCCATAGTAAAGGATTTCCCCTTGATAAAGCTATAAATTATGCGAGTTTACGTAAAccgtttattattaatcaccTCCCAATGCAGTACGACATTCAG GACCGAAGAAGAGTTTATGCTATACTGGAGAGCGAAGGTATCGAAATTCCACGGTATGCCGTTCTCGACAGAGATTCACCAGATCCGAAAC AACACGAATTGGTGGAGTCGGAGGATCACGTGGAAGTAAACGGCATTACTTTCAACAAACCATTCGTGGAAAAACCAGTATCTGCCGAAGAtcataatatctatatttactATCCTACTTCGGCTGGAGGAGGAAGTCAAAGATTATTTAgaaag ATAGGTAGTCGTAGTAGCGTATATTCTCCAGAATCTCGCGTTCGCAAGAGTGGTTCTTATATCTATGAAGATTTTATGCCTACCGATGGCACTGATGTTAAAGTCTATACCGTGGGACCTGATTACGCTCACGCCGAGGCGAGGAAGAGTCCCGCCCTCGACGGCAAAGTCGAGAGAGATTCGGAGGGCAAGGAAATTCGTTATCCAGTGATATTGAACAATGCCGAAAAACTCATTAGTAGGAAAGTGTGTTTGGCCTTTAAGCAAACGGTGTGCGGCTTCGATTTATTAAG AGCAAACGGCCAATCGTTCGTGTGCGACGTGAATGGATTTAGTTTTGTAAAGAACTCGAACAAGTATTATGATGATTGTGCCAAGATTTTGGGGAATATGATACTCAGGGAACTGGCTCCCACCTTGCATATTCCGTGGAGCGTTCCCTTTCAACTGGACGATCCTCCTATTGTGCCAACTACATTCGGCAAAAT GATGGAGTTGCGCTGTGTCGTAGCAGTTATTAGACATGGCGATAGAACCCCAAAACAGAAGATGAAAGTAGAAGTACGTCATCCGAA attttttgagatatttgcaaaGTACGATGGCTATAAGCACGGTCACGTAAAACTAAAGCGCCCTAAACAGTTGCAAGAGATTCTCGATACAGCACGTAGTCTACTAACAGAGATACAGCATCGTGCGGCGGGACCCGAGTTGGAAGAAAAACAAGGGAAACTGGAACAACTCAAGAGTGTCTTAGAAAT GTATGGGCATTTCTCTGGCATAAATCGTAAAGTCCAATTGAAGTATCAACCGCGAGGACGGCCGCGGGGAAGTTCTTCCGACGACGGTAGCGATCTTA atCGATTAGGAGAACCGTCTCTAGTCTTGATATTGAAATGGGGCGGAGAACTGACGCCGGCTGGACGTATTCAGGCGGAAGAATTAGGACGCATATTCCGCTGCATGTACCCCGGTGGTCAAGGTAGACACCTTAGTG AGGAAGAATCAGAGATGTTACCAAACCACG GTGAATACGCAGGTGCGCAAGGATTGGGTTTGTTACGCCTGCACTCCACGTTCCGGCACGATTTGAAAATCTACGCTAGCGACGAGGGACGTGTTCAAATGACCGCGGCGGCTTTTGCGAAAGGGCTGCTCGCGTTGGAGGGAGAGCTGACACCTATCTTGGTGCAGATGGTGAAGAGCGCGAATACCAATGGCCTTCTGGACAACGACTGCGATAGTAGCAAATATCAGAATAT GGTGAAAACGCGCTTGCACGAGCTGCTGCAGCAGGACAGAGAATTTACTCGCGAGGATCGAGAACAGATCAATCCGGGAAATGCGCTGAGCATCAACGCCGCTTTAGACTTCGTCAAGAATCCGGTTCGATGCTGCCAGCACGTTCACTCTCTCATCCAAAAGCTTCTGGACATCGTGCGTATCAAGAAGGAAGACGCGAAGACGAAGGACACGATACTCTATCATGGCGAAACATGGGAATTGATGGGACGTCGCTGGggaaagatagaaaaagacTTCTGCACGAAGAACAAACGTTTTGACATATCTAAAATACCTGACATTTATGATTGCATAAAGTACGACCTGCAGCACAACAATCATACGTTGCAATTCGAACACGCGGAAGAATTGTACACGTACGCTAAATCTTTAGCGGATATAGTAATTCCTCAG GAATATGGCTTGACGGTACAAGAGAAGCTGACTATCGGTCAGGGTATATGCACGCCTTTGCTGAAAAAAATACGGGCTGATCTGCAACGAAATATCGAAGAATCTGAGGAAACTGTCAATAGGCTTAACCCTAG ATATTCCCATGGTGTTTCGAGCCCGGGGCGCCATGTACGTACGAGGCTGTACTTCACAAGCGAGAGTCATGTACATTCCTTGCTAACCGTGCTGCGTTACGGTGGTTTACTCGAT GTGGTGAAAGACGAGCAGTGGCGACGCGCGATGGAATATGTCAGTATGGTCTCCGAGTTGAACTACATGTCGCAAATTGTTGTTATGTTGTACGAAGATCCAACCAAGGATCCAAGCAGCGAGGAGCGTTTTCATGTTGAGTTACACTTTAGTCCTGGCGTTAACTGCTGCGTGCAGAAGAATCTGCCGCCCGGTCCTGGATTCAGACCACACTCGCGCAATGAGAGCAGCCACAATGTG GGGGAGTGCGGTTCCGGTCAGGATACTAGTTCGCAATGTAGCACCCGGATAGAGGAGGAAGATGCGGAATTGGGTATCATCGAGGACGATGTAATAAGTCCTACGGCGCAGGCT GCAAAAATTTGCTTTCAGGATACGCCTCCGCCATTAATGGAAACGGATACTGTGGACTCTATGCTAGACAGTCCGACGACCAGTCGTGGGATCGACATGATGGATCTAGAGCCGAATATGATGGACGAACCGTACGATAGTGGATTCTTACAAGGCTCGGCACCGATTCCAATTAG CGCCAGAACTGTGGCCGGACATGAGGCTGCTAGGCTTGGCAGCCAATTGGCGGCGAGTCAACGACAACGGCGAAGCAGAGAGGCAGGGAGCATCGTggaaccgcgcgcgcgaagctaCGATCATCAGCGGCAGGAGAAGCCCGAGAAAG CCGCGGGACCAACTCCGGAGGAGCCTCGCGGCGAGGAACGCACGTGGAAACCGGCGACACTGCTGCAGTCGCACAGCTCGCCGGAGCTGCCGGTTTCGCCGGACGAGAGCTTCGCTTCCTCGTGCTCGCTTCGCAATGCGCGCAACGATAGACAGCTATCCGCCAATCCTTGCTCGTTGCCCGACCCGTCGTTCGCGACCGTCAGCGGCCTGCCGGAGCGGACTATCACCAGGCACCGTGGCCGCGGCAGAAAGTACGAACGCTCGCGCTCCGAAGTGACCTTGCTTCCATCCGTCGAACTCTGCG ACTCGCGATCGCGGATCATTCAACCTGATCCTACCTGCACAGCAAGGCGCCACCGTCACAGTATCTCCGGACAGATGAGTTATTTCAAGCTGTTGGGCTACAACGTCAGCAAGAAGCTAACTGGCTCGGCTAACAGTCTCTTCAGCACGGCGGTGATAAGTGGCTCTTCGAGCGCGCCGAACCTAAAGGACATGGTCCCACCTCACGCGTCTGCGGTCGCtg CGATAGAAGGTTTCGGCGGAGTACCCCCCATCAGACCCTTGGAAACTCTGCACAATGCGTTATCGCTACGTCAACTGGATTCCTTCCTGGATATGATGACCAGGGCGCCGTTGTACAGGACTCCGGCCTCGTCGCCGCCTAAGTCGTCGCCGGCCGGATCGACGCACGAGTCGCTCAATCCACCCCTTGTCCACGCCGGGATCAGTCGCGAGTACCACTCTTCTGACACAGAAGCTGTCAG GTACATTATCCCGACACCGATACTGTATAAGCCCCTTGGCGAAGCAGAAACGTGTGACACCAGGAATCTACCGTCACCTACCAGTCCGAACA GCACAGGATGGAGTAGCGAGCCACAGTCTTTTCTGTCCGAGCCATCGTCACCTGCGCCAACATCGACAGGCGAATGCAGTATGTCTATGAGCTTAATTAGCAACGAGAG TGCTCAACTCTTTATCGCGCCGAAATTCTCCCCGACTTGCCTGGACGTCGACTTTAACGAATTTTGTATTCGTCTCGATCAAGAGAATCGAGAAAGTCGCGGCAGCGTCTCATATACGGATTATTACAGCAACGAGGACGGTCAGATACGCAAAATAACGCAAATACCGCAAGTGATACAGTCAGGTGCTAGCGGTGTGCAAACAAAGCTCGTGTGTGGCGATGATCTTCCCTGTGACAACatcgacgaggacgaggaccaCACGTTGACTTTAAAACAGAGCGAGGAGCAAAAAAAACAGGATGTTAAATCAATATTCGAGCCGAGGGACGACGTTAATTCAGCGAAACTAAGTGGCAGCTACAAGAAGATCGGGCG TTTCCTCGTGGAAAGCACGGATATATCGCACGGCGACGTCCGAATTAAGGACACCGACAACGCCGGTACTTCCGACAAAACTCCGACGAAACTCTCTACCTCTCAGAAATCCGACTCCTCGAGCGCGGGTAAATCCATCGCGGAAAGGGTAAAGAAGGATTCTAAAAAGGGCGGCGGCTTGCACATCGGTTCTCAAAAGCGAAAGAACTTTTCTCGTTCGCAGAGCGTCACGACGCCGAAACTGGTCGCGCCGAAAACCGAACAACAGACTTTCAGTTATTCGAGACAGAGCTCGTTCTCGACCATGTCGGATGCGGATCTGGAAAGTTGGAAACTGAGCGCGGATCCGACGCATTCCTCGGGAACGAGCCAGCAGGAAGAGCCTATACTCACTGTAGCCGGCAGTCTCACGGATAGCTGTAACGTCACCGTGGGCTTCGACAttaaagagaaggaaaagaaatag